The following proteins are co-located in the Echinicola sp. 20G genome:
- a CDS encoding tetratricopeptide repeat protein, whose amino-acid sequence MHFWLLNQKGIKFVRHMGYGKPPYSFSTFSPELKMSLKSIKQYIFLIGITSAFLFSSGSDLFAQKTRSKKSKKEQEKEAMADRLFIEGEKHMILEDYEKAYFYFDKAHELNPEAGAINFKMAEILARANQNEEALSYGQQAIESDPDNKFYHLLVAEVYTKQNQPEKAAEILQTLIESSESNKQYILELASLYLTTQQFDKALTALDEAEEYYGVVEQLSVQKQRIYLRQNKLDEAIEEGEKLIESNPGNSRYVLALVEVLFNNNRIDQALTTVESSLKDYPNQGDLHLATYTLLKEKGELEQARKHLFIAFNNPDLEGQIKAQTYSDIIQKDLKTEERETLLDSLGSIMMEKNPKDAIVYTVLGDRALFSQEKEKAIDFYQQSIALKPNDPKVLQGTVSLMFELGKDFNDIEKYTIIGTDEFEDKPEFWFFDGTAKLALKKYTEAEVSLKKSLELNNGKNKQLDQMILGQLGDTLHALDKDDEAYAAYEKVLAETPNDEHILNNYAYFLSLEKKNLDKAHKMSAKLVKQFPDNSTYLDTHAWVLFQMENYQEAKRFMKQALDNETSPSGVMLEHYGDILFHLGEKTEAVNYWKQALNGEETSEVLNKKIKDRKYYE is encoded by the coding sequence ATGCACTTTTGGCTATTGAACCAAAAAGGCATTAAGTTTGTACGTCACATGGGATATGGAAAACCACCATATTCCTTTAGTACCTTCAGTCCAGAACTTAAGATGAGTTTAAAATCCATAAAGCAATATATCTTCCTAATTGGTATTACTTCTGCCTTTTTGTTTTCCTCCGGTAGTGATTTGTTTGCACAAAAGACAAGATCAAAGAAATCAAAAAAGGAACAAGAAAAAGAAGCTATGGCTGACCGTCTTTTTATTGAAGGCGAAAAGCACATGATACTGGAAGATTATGAAAAGGCTTATTTCTATTTTGACAAAGCACATGAATTGAATCCAGAAGCGGGTGCCATTAATTTCAAAATGGCAGAAATACTGGCCCGTGCCAATCAAAATGAAGAAGCATTGTCTTATGGCCAACAAGCCATCGAGTCCGATCCTGACAATAAATTCTATCATCTGCTGGTAGCAGAGGTTTACACCAAGCAAAATCAACCTGAAAAAGCAGCTGAAATTCTCCAAACACTGATTGAAAGCTCTGAAAGCAACAAGCAGTATATTCTTGAATTGGCCTCTTTGTACCTGACCACCCAACAGTTCGACAAAGCCCTCACGGCTTTGGATGAAGCTGAAGAATATTATGGAGTAGTAGAACAATTATCTGTTCAAAAGCAAAGGATTTACCTTCGCCAAAACAAACTCGATGAAGCTATTGAGGAAGGTGAAAAACTTATTGAATCCAACCCGGGAAACTCCAGGTATGTATTGGCATTGGTTGAGGTGTTGTTCAACAACAACCGAATTGATCAAGCCTTGACCACCGTTGAAAGCTCCCTAAAAGACTACCCAAACCAAGGTGATTTACACCTGGCCACTTACACCCTTTTAAAAGAAAAGGGAGAATTGGAGCAGGCGAGGAAGCACCTTTTCATCGCATTCAACAACCCTGACTTGGAAGGTCAGATTAAAGCCCAAACCTACTCCGATATCATCCAAAAAGACCTCAAAACTGAAGAAAGAGAGACTTTGCTGGATAGTTTGGGAAGCATTATGATGGAAAAGAATCCTAAAGACGCTATCGTGTACACCGTTTTGGGAGACCGCGCCTTATTCAGCCAAGAAAAAGAAAAGGCCATTGATTTCTATCAGCAATCCATTGCCCTAAAACCCAATGACCCCAAAGTGCTCCAAGGTACCGTTAGCTTGATGTTTGAATTGGGGAAAGACTTCAATGACATTGAAAAGTACACCATCATTGGTACAGACGAGTTCGAGGACAAACCTGAGTTCTGGTTTTTTGACGGCACCGCTAAACTGGCGCTAAAAAAATACACAGAAGCGGAAGTCTCGCTCAAAAAGAGTTTGGAGCTGAACAATGGCAAAAACAAACAGCTGGATCAAATGATTTTGGGGCAATTGGGAGACACACTTCATGCCTTGGACAAAGATGATGAGGCTTATGCCGCTTACGAAAAAGTCCTTGCGGAAACACCCAATGATGAACATATCCTAAATAACTATGCCTATTTTCTCAGCCTAGAAAAAAAGAACTTGGATAAGGCTCATAAAATGTCCGCTAAGCTTGTAAAGCAATTCCCTGATAACTCCACTTATTTGGACACCCATGCTTGGGTTTTGTTCCAAATGGAAAATTATCAGGAGGCCAAGCGATTTATGAAGCAGGCTTTGGACAATGAAACATCTCCTAGTGGCGTTATGCTGGAACATTATGGAGACATATTGTTCCATTTGGGAGAGAAGACTGAAGCCGTTAATTATTGGAAACAGGCCTTGAATGGGGAAGAAACTTCTGAAGTCCTCAACAAAAAAATAAAGGATAGAAAATATTATGAATAA
- a CDS encoding DUF4292 domain-containing protein, producing MNKNFLLSLLAVLLLLAGCAKKTNIYSSDNTMSEFSPSYFDYNYLSAKARMVLEEENGKTTRGTLNLRAKKDSIIWFSISPGLGIEAARGVITRDEIKVKDRINGQDIDLTFDQFQNTYGLKLSLDLFQNVLFANVPNQVTYRDRLLRVGKTFELTQRRDGIIYESVIGAQHGKVTELKTSSRYHKGKLTASYPEFEDLEGQPYAYKILIKMLMEQESSKLQSTLVSLEVNKVELTDDSLTFPYNF from the coding sequence ATGAATAAAAACTTTTTACTGAGCTTATTGGCTGTTCTCCTGCTTTTGGCAGGTTGCGCCAAAAAGACCAACATCTATTCTTCAGACAATACCATGAGCGAGTTCTCGCCCTCCTATTTTGACTATAATTACCTTAGTGCTAAAGCTCGGATGGTCTTGGAGGAAGAAAATGGAAAAACAACCAGAGGAACCTTAAACCTAAGGGCAAAAAAAGACAGCATTATTTGGTTCAGTATCAGTCCTGGCTTGGGCATCGAAGCCGCGAGAGGGGTGATCACCAGGGATGAAATCAAAGTAAAAGACCGAATAAACGGGCAGGATATTGACTTAACCTTTGATCAATTCCAAAACACCTATGGGCTGAAACTCTCTCTTGACCTTTTCCAAAATGTGTTATTTGCCAACGTACCTAACCAAGTTACATATAGAGATAGGCTACTAAGGGTTGGGAAAACATTTGAGCTTACCCAAAGACGTGATGGAATTATTTACGAGTCTGTTATAGGAGCCCAACATGGAAAAGTGACAGAGCTGAAAACTTCTTCCAGGTACCATAAAGGAAAGTTGACAGCCAGTTATCCTGAATTTGAGGATCTGGAAGGTCAGCCTTATGCCTATAAAATCTTGATCAAGATGTTGATGGAACAGGAATCATCCAAGCTTCAATCTACCTTGGTAAGTCTTGAAGTCAATAAAGTAGAACTGACTGATGACTCTTTAACTTTTCCTTATAATTTCTAA
- a CDS encoding murein hydrolase activator EnvC, translated as MKRSIYFIFLLFFAWTFCPDYASLQAQTSKTRAQLEKEKAAVQQRLKEFDEILKKTAARKKNTISELNLVSKQLETRTTFIKTLNSEVVLLNKEIKETDSMIASLEEDLETLKEEYAQMIYVSAKLNRGITVLTFVFSSSTFKELYMRLRYLKQYSEAREKQVEQIEKVSADLERQQEKLAAQKEEKQQALQEEQNQKKELDLLKKEQQSIVNSLSAKEEEIRKDIAETKKQQEELNRLIRKVIEEEIKRAEAEAKKANSKTTKSAGTSIPLTPEAAALSSSFAENKGKLPWPVASGFVSKTYGKHAHPTLKGITVTNDGVDIQTNPDENVRAVFDGVVTKISTVPGMGGTIIIRHGEYYTMYSRLKTIAVKSGQSVKANDKIGEVSTGNDGVAEVHFQTWKGLQVMNPSIWLSGK; from the coding sequence ATGAAGCGTAGCATCTATTTCATTTTTCTGCTATTCTTTGCTTGGACATTTTGCCCAGATTACGCCTCCTTACAGGCACAGACTTCCAAAACTCGTGCGCAGTTAGAAAAGGAAAAAGCAGCCGTTCAGCAACGCCTCAAAGAGTTTGACGAAATATTAAAGAAAACTGCCGCTCGAAAGAAAAACACCATCAGTGAGCTTAATCTAGTTTCCAAACAACTGGAAACCAGAACCACCTTTATCAAAACCCTCAACTCAGAAGTGGTCTTGCTCAACAAGGAAATCAAGGAAACAGACAGCATGATTGCTTCTTTGGAAGAAGACCTTGAAACCTTAAAAGAAGAATACGCACAGATGATCTATGTGTCGGCCAAACTCAATAGGGGCATTACTGTGCTGACCTTCGTTTTCAGTTCATCCACTTTTAAGGAGCTGTACATGCGCTTGAGGTATTTGAAACAATATAGCGAGGCCCGTGAGAAACAAGTCGAACAAATAGAAAAAGTAAGCGCCGACCTCGAGCGACAACAAGAAAAATTGGCTGCCCAAAAAGAGGAAAAACAGCAGGCACTACAAGAAGAACAAAACCAGAAAAAAGAATTGGACTTGCTGAAAAAAGAACAGCAATCCATCGTCAACTCACTTTCTGCCAAAGAAGAGGAAATCAGAAAAGACATTGCTGAAACCAAAAAACAACAAGAAGAGCTTAACCGATTGATCAGAAAAGTGATCGAGGAGGAAATTAAACGAGCAGAAGCCGAGGCCAAGAAAGCCAATTCAAAAACCACCAAATCGGCTGGCACCAGCATACCTTTGACGCCGGAAGCTGCCGCCTTATCTAGTTCATTTGCCGAAAACAAAGGTAAATTACCTTGGCCAGTAGCTAGTGGATTTGTGTCCAAAACCTATGGTAAGCATGCCCATCCCACCCTTAAAGGGATCACTGTTACCAATGATGGGGTGGATATCCAAACCAACCCTGATGAAAATGTGCGAGCTGTCTTTGATGGAGTGGTCACCAAAATCTCCACCGTTCCCGGAATGGGGGGAACCATTATCATCAGGCATGGGGAATATTATACCATGTATAGCCGCCTAAAGACCATTGCTGTAAAATCCGGCCAATCAGTCAAAGCAAATGATAAAATTGGGGAAGTTTCTACTGGCAATGATGGAGTAGCTGAAGTACATTTTCAAACATGGAAAGGACTTCAAGTGATGAATCCATCTATTTGGCTTTCGGGTAAATAG
- a CDS encoding twin-arginine translocase TatA/TatE family subunit: MTTLGFIQNIGGGSLVVIILVIILLFGAKRIPELARGLGRGIKEFKDATKEIQDDIEEGLKDNKKKS; this comes from the coding sequence ATGACTACATTGGGTTTCATTCAGAATATAGGAGGTGGTTCCTTGGTTGTTATCATCCTAGTTATCATTCTTCTTTTCGGAGCTAAAAGAATCCCTGAATTAGCTAGAGGATTGGGTAGAGGCATCAAAGAATTCAAAGATGCTACCAAAGAGATTCAGGATGATATTGAGGAAGGTCTAAAAGACAATAAAAAGAAAAGTTAA
- the gatA gene encoding Asp-tRNA(Asn)/Glu-tRNA(Gln) amidotransferase subunit GatA: MEKFHSFDEIKQSLENKETDCKAIVNYYLKNIQTKAHLNAFVEVYEQSALEQAEKVDQKIQAGTAGKLAGMVMGIKDVLCYADHEVNASSKILEGFQSQFTATAVQKLIDEDAIIIGRLNCDEFGMGSSNENTVHGKVLNALDEERVPGGSSGGSAVAVQANLCTTSLGTDTGGSVRQPAAFTGLVGTKPTYSRVSRFGLIAYASSFDTIGVFSRNVKDNALVMEVIAGQDDNDSTVSRKEVPQYSQLLDFKKPAKIAYLKETIESEALQPEIKEHTLDVLNKLKEEGHQVEEVDFPLLEYVLPTYYILTTAEASSNLSRFDGVKYGYRTPNAHNLESMYKLTRSEGFGEEVKRRIMLGTFVLSASYYDAYFTKAQKVRRLIKEFTEDLLNKFDYIVMPTTPSTAFKFGEHSDDPVAMYLEDLFTVQASVSGVPAISIPNGKDNQGLPIGLQVITNSFKEAELFAFADYLTKIKEQ; encoded by the coding sequence TTGGAAAAATTCCATTCATTCGACGAAATAAAACAATCGCTTGAAAATAAGGAAACTGACTGTAAGGCGATCGTAAATTATTATCTCAAAAACATTCAAACGAAGGCGCATCTCAACGCCTTCGTTGAAGTTTATGAGCAATCCGCTTTGGAGCAAGCCGAAAAAGTGGACCAAAAAATCCAAGCAGGAACTGCTGGAAAATTAGCTGGTATGGTTATGGGTATCAAAGATGTGCTTTGCTATGCAGACCATGAAGTCAATGCCTCCAGTAAAATCCTAGAAGGATTCCAATCCCAATTTACCGCAACAGCTGTACAAAAACTTATCGATGAGGATGCCATCATTATTGGCCGCTTAAACTGCGACGAATTTGGCATGGGCTCTTCCAATGAAAATACAGTTCACGGAAAGGTGCTCAATGCCCTAGATGAGGAGAGAGTTCCCGGAGGTTCCTCTGGTGGTTCTGCTGTAGCTGTACAGGCCAATCTTTGTACCACCTCTTTGGGGACTGACACAGGAGGATCTGTTCGTCAACCTGCAGCTTTTACCGGATTGGTAGGAACAAAACCTACTTATTCAAGGGTTTCTAGGTTTGGCCTTATCGCATATGCCTCTTCATTTGACACCATTGGAGTTTTCTCCAGAAATGTCAAAGACAATGCCTTGGTAATGGAGGTAATCGCTGGGCAAGACGATAATGACAGTACAGTTTCCCGTAAAGAGGTTCCCCAGTACAGCCAACTACTTGATTTTAAGAAGCCTGCCAAAATAGCCTACTTAAAAGAGACCATTGAGTCTGAAGCGTTACAACCTGAGATCAAGGAACATACCCTTGATGTGCTGAATAAATTAAAGGAAGAAGGGCACCAAGTGGAAGAAGTAGACTTCCCACTATTGGAGTATGTTCTTCCCACCTACTACATATTGACCACCGCTGAAGCCAGTTCAAACCTTTCCCGATTTGACGGCGTAAAATATGGGTACAGGACACCCAATGCCCATAATTTAGAAAGCATGTACAAGCTTACCCGCTCAGAAGGTTTTGGAGAGGAAGTGAAAAGAAGGATTATGTTGGGCACTTTTGTTTTGAGTGCCAGTTACTATGACGCCTATTTCACTAAAGCCCAAAAAGTCAGAAGGTTAATCAAAGAGTTCACTGAAGATTTGTTGAATAAATTTGATTATATTGTTATGCCAACTACGCCTTCTACGGCGTTTAAGTTCGGAGAACATAGTGACGATCCTGTAGCCATGTACCTGGAAGATTTATTTACCGTACAAGCTTCAGTATCAGGGGTACCTGCCATCTCTATTCCAAATGGAAAAGATAACCAGGGTTTGCCGATTGGGCTACAAGTGATCACCAATTCATTTAAAGAAGCAGAGTTATTTGCTTTTGCAGATTACCTTACTAAGATCAAAGAACAATAA
- a CDS encoding lytic transglycosylase domain-containing protein, with amino-acid sequence MRNRRLFALLSMMINCVVVAVTFGQDQNGFISAEEEVFEPVYNYEYIPDFTYDEVNNRVKNMETGMPFQLNETIFAFINYFTVRNREYSKMTLARKEIYFPLFEKALKKHGMPDEIKYLAIIESGLNPKAKSYVGAMGLWQFMPATGRVYDLHVTRDIDDRMDPELATEAACKYLKSLHRMFGDWELALAAYNCGPGNVRKAIRRSGGKKTFWGIYNRLPRETRGYIPQFQAIMYVFKYADEHNLILEDGTFPVAHEAVNFDQEVDLNRLAEISGVCLEDLEFLNPSILRNKIPHSSKSFALKVPKAQAEYLAANKHWILDTISIQQERLIAQQIEEEPEKKQEPEKLIYKVQRGDALGKIANRYGITVSEIKTWNGLYSNTIKVGQHLTIYQNSGAFERNIAADNTTKQDATFVKGNPKTYIVQPGDSLWLIAKKLDGVSIEQIKRLNKLNNNNIKPGQKLIIG; translated from the coding sequence ATGAGAAACAGGAGATTATTTGCACTCTTATCTATGATGATAAACTGTGTTGTGGTAGCCGTTACTTTTGGTCAGGATCAAAATGGTTTCATTAGTGCGGAAGAAGAGGTTTTCGAACCGGTTTATAACTATGAATATATCCCTGACTTTACTTATGATGAGGTAAATAACAGGGTGAAAAACATGGAAACCGGCATGCCTTTCCAGCTGAATGAAACCATTTTTGCTTTTATCAATTACTTTACGGTTCGAAATAGAGAATATTCTAAGATGACCTTGGCAAGAAAGGAAATCTACTTTCCTCTTTTCGAAAAAGCATTGAAAAAGCACGGTATGCCTGATGAGATCAAGTACCTGGCCATTATCGAGTCAGGGCTTAACCCAAAGGCTAAATCTTATGTAGGCGCCATGGGGCTTTGGCAGTTTATGCCGGCAACAGGCCGAGTTTACGACCTCCATGTCACCAGGGATATTGATGACAGAATGGACCCAGAACTAGCCACTGAGGCTGCCTGCAAATACCTGAAATCCCTTCATAGAATGTTTGGAGATTGGGAATTGGCCCTTGCAGCCTACAACTGTGGACCTGGAAATGTAAGAAAAGCCATTAGGCGATCTGGAGGAAAAAAAACTTTCTGGGGTATCTATAATCGCTTACCTCGTGAAACCAGAGGTTATATCCCCCAATTCCAAGCTATAATGTATGTTTTCAAATATGCAGATGAGCATAATTTGATTCTGGAAGACGGCACTTTCCCTGTGGCCCATGAAGCAGTGAACTTTGACCAAGAAGTTGACCTCAATAGATTGGCTGAAATCAGTGGCGTTTGTTTGGAGGATTTGGAGTTTTTGAATCCATCTATCCTTAGAAACAAGATACCTCACTCCTCCAAGAGTTTTGCTTTAAAAGTCCCTAAAGCCCAAGCTGAATACTTAGCAGCCAATAAACATTGGATTTTGGACACCATCAGTATCCAGCAGGAAAGACTTATTGCCCAGCAAATAGAAGAGGAACCCGAAAAGAAACAAGAACCTGAAAAACTGATATACAAAGTTCAAAGAGGTGATGCCTTGGGAAAAATAGCCAATAGGTACGGGATCACTGTTTCGGAAATCAAAACCTGGAATGGTCTCTACTCTAACACCATTAAGGTCGGGCAGCACCTTACCATTTACCAAAATTCAGGAGCATTTGAAAGAAATATCGCAGCAGATAACACCACCAAACAAGACGCTACATTCGTTAAGGGAAACCCAAAAACTTACATCGTGCAACCAGGAGATTCCTTATGGTTAATTGCCAAAAAACTTGACGGTGTTAGTATAGAGCAAATCAAAAGGCTCAATAAGCTCAACAACAACAACATTAAACCGGGCCAGAAACTGATTATAGGCTAA
- a CDS encoding DUF4837 family protein: MSNRNPILLAFFILAAGFMTSCDSMKSDSNSSKPKARGGRGEILLVIDSLKYKGPVGDVLEGIFEEDIKGLVREESLFDIRRVDPRTMTRILKMAYNIIYVTTFDDKKPGSRQINALFSQQSREKAQEDPSLYMLRNEDEFAVGQEVIYLFGNNEQELINNLEKNKNKLQNLFEVRERKRLEQAIFSRTNGALESKGKKIFGLDLTIPASYQFVKEEDDNFMWARQPTPNTQRADISLFFYQTNYTSEEQVFPENIIKLRDEILKTRIFGDPAKPQSYLKTETQIPPSFRNINIDGHYAIEMRGQWKTNNVSMGGSFISYVVVDETVGKLYFMEGFLYYPNETHKSALREIEAILMATKFPGKQD, from the coding sequence ATGTCTAATAGAAACCCCATATTACTGGCCTTTTTTATCCTTGCTGCAGGATTTATGACAAGTTGCGATAGCATGAAAAGTGACTCCAACTCCAGCAAACCCAAAGCCCGAGGTGGCCGAGGAGAAATTCTTTTGGTTATAGATTCGCTAAAATACAAAGGTCCTGTAGGAGATGTTTTGGAAGGTATATTTGAAGAGGATATCAAAGGTCTCGTAAGAGAAGAATCTCTTTTTGATATCAGGAGGGTTGATCCTAGGACCATGACAAGAATATTGAAAATGGCCTACAACATCATTTATGTAACCACTTTTGACGACAAAAAACCAGGAAGTAGGCAGATCAACGCACTTTTCAGTCAGCAGTCAAGAGAGAAAGCGCAAGAAGACCCTTCTCTGTACATGCTAAGAAATGAAGACGAGTTTGCAGTCGGTCAGGAAGTGATTTATCTCTTCGGAAATAACGAGCAGGAATTGATCAACAACCTCGAAAAGAACAAAAACAAATTGCAAAATCTCTTTGAGGTTAGAGAGAGAAAACGTTTGGAGCAAGCAATTTTTAGTAGAACCAATGGCGCATTGGAATCCAAAGGAAAGAAGATTTTCGGTTTAGATTTGACCATCCCTGCATCTTACCAGTTTGTAAAAGAAGAAGACGATAACTTTATGTGGGCAAGACAGCCTACTCCTAACACACAAAGAGCAGACATCAGCCTTTTCTTTTATCAAACAAACTATACTTCAGAAGAACAAGTATTCCCTGAAAATATCATCAAGTTAAGAGACGAGATCCTCAAAACAAGAATCTTTGGTGATCCAGCGAAACCACAGTCTTATTTAAAAACAGAAACACAGATCCCTCCATCCTTTAGAAACATCAACATTGATGGCCATTACGCCATAGAAATGCGTGGTCAATGGAAAACCAATAATGTCAGCATGGGAGGTTCATTTATCTCTTATGTCGTGGTGGACGAAACAGTAGGAAAACTATACTTTATGGAGGGCTTCTTGTATTATCCCAACGAAACCCATAAATCTGCCCTTCGTGAAATTGAAGCTATTCTAATGGCAACAAAATTCCCGGGGAAGCAGGATTAA
- a CDS encoding NADP-dependent malic enzyme: MAIKIRKEDALGYHSQGSPGKIEVVPTKPLSSQLDLALAYSPGVAEPCLEIAAHKENVYKYTAKGNLVGVISNGTAVLGLGDIGPEAGKPVMEGKGVLFKKFAGIDVFDIEIDEKDPQKLVQTIKSLEPTFGGINLEDIKAPECFEIEQSLKKEMKIPVMHDDQHGTAIISGAALLNALEIVGKKIEEIKLVVNGAGAAAVSCTRFYMSLGVRKENLVMLDIDGIIRTDRENLDDFRREFAYEGTDLSNLTDAMKGADVFLGLSAGNVVSPEQILLMADNPIVFALANPNPEIAYDLATSTREDLIMATGRSDYPNQVNNVLGFPYIFRGALDVRATAINEEMKLATAHAIAKLAKEPVPDIVNKAYGDDQLGFGRNYLIPKPLDPRLITTIAPAVAKAAIATGVAQKTITDWDAYELELQERIGIDQRLMSRVIARAKKNPKRVVFAEADNRKILKAAQLIQDEKIGEPILLGNRETILQLIEDNSLDLGNVSIIDPYEDPERLERYGKILYEKRKRKGMTPYEAQKQMRDRTYFGAMMVKLGEADALISGLTKDYPKTILPALHVIGVKENVDRVAGMYIMNSDKGPYFFADTTVNVNPTADQMVEIIGLTADAVRFFDLEPRVAVLSYSNFGSAKGDTPTKTAEATAKAKVKFPGLVIEGEMQGNVALNEEIQRENYPFSALANKKANTLIFPNLSSGNIAYKLVAEIGNAEAIGPILLGMNKPVHILQLGSSIREIINMVAIAVVDAQSHEKE; this comes from the coding sequence ATGGCGATTAAAATCAGAAAAGAGGATGCGCTGGGATACCATTCCCAAGGTAGTCCTGGTAAAATCGAAGTCGTTCCAACAAAACCCTTATCCAGTCAGCTTGATCTTGCGCTGGCTTACTCTCCAGGTGTGGCTGAGCCATGTCTAGAAATCGCAGCTCATAAAGAAAACGTTTACAAATACACAGCCAAAGGCAATCTTGTTGGGGTCATTTCCAATGGAACCGCTGTATTGGGCTTGGGAGACATCGGGCCTGAAGCCGGGAAACCAGTAATGGAAGGAAAGGGTGTCTTATTCAAGAAATTTGCAGGCATTGATGTATTTGATATTGAAATAGATGAGAAAGATCCTCAAAAACTGGTACAGACCATTAAGTCACTGGAACCAACATTTGGAGGCATCAACCTTGAAGACATCAAAGCACCCGAATGCTTTGAAATAGAGCAATCCCTTAAAAAGGAAATGAAAATTCCTGTCATGCATGATGACCAGCATGGCACGGCCATCATTTCAGGGGCTGCCCTTTTAAATGCCCTGGAAATTGTAGGTAAGAAAATAGAAGAAATTAAATTGGTTGTCAATGGAGCTGGTGCAGCTGCCGTTTCCTGTACTCGCTTTTACATGTCCCTCGGCGTAAGGAAGGAAAATCTCGTTATGTTAGACATTGACGGGATTATTCGTACGGATAGAGAAAACCTAGATGATTTCAGAAGAGAGTTCGCTTATGAAGGAACAGACCTGAGCAACCTTACAGATGCTATGAAAGGAGCGGATGTTTTCCTTGGGCTCTCTGCAGGAAATGTGGTTTCTCCAGAGCAGATCCTTTTGATGGCAGACAATCCTATTGTTTTTGCTTTGGCCAATCCAAACCCTGAAATTGCCTATGATTTAGCCACCTCTACGAGAGAAGACTTAATCATGGCTACTGGAAGGTCTGATTACCCCAACCAAGTCAATAATGTTCTAGGCTTCCCATATATTTTCCGAGGAGCTTTGGATGTAAGAGCAACGGCCATCAATGAAGAAATGAAACTGGCTACCGCTCATGCCATTGCCAAACTGGCCAAAGAACCAGTTCCTGATATTGTAAACAAAGCATATGGTGATGACCAATTGGGCTTTGGCAGGAATTACCTCATACCTAAACCGCTTGATCCTAGGTTAATTACAACCATTGCCCCTGCTGTGGCAAAAGCAGCCATCGCCACTGGAGTGGCCCAAAAAACCATAACGGACTGGGATGCTTACGAACTTGAGCTGCAAGAAAGAATTGGCATTGATCAAAGATTGATGTCCAGGGTAATTGCCAGGGCCAAGAAAAACCCTAAGCGAGTGGTCTTTGCAGAAGCAGACAATAGAAAAATACTTAAAGCCGCTCAGCTTATCCAAGATGAAAAAATTGGAGAACCTATTCTTTTGGGTAATAGGGAAACTATATTGCAATTGATAGAGGACAATTCTCTGGATTTGGGCAATGTATCCATTATCGATCCTTATGAGGATCCAGAAAGGTTAGAGCGTTATGGGAAAATCCTTTACGAAAAGAGAAAACGTAAAGGCATGACGCCATATGAAGCCCAGAAGCAAATGCGAGACAGGACATACTTTGGTGCCATGATGGTGAAGCTTGGAGAAGCAGATGCATTGATTTCCGGCCTGACCAAAGACTATCCAAAAACCATCCTTCCCGCCCTTCACGTGATCGGTGTAAAGGAAAATGTAGACCGTGTCGCCGGGATGTACATTATGAATTCGGACAAAGGGCCTTATTTCTTTGCTGACACCACTGTAAATGTCAACCCTACTGCAGATCAGATGGTTGAAATCATTGGTTTAACTGCAGACGCTGTCCGATTCTTTGATTTGGAACCTAGGGTCGCAGTACTCTCCTACTCAAACTTTGGATCTGCCAAAGGAGATACCCCTACCAAAACTGCTGAAGCCACTGCCAAAGCTAAGGTTAAATTCCCGGGGCTTGTCATTGAAGGTGAAATGCAGGGTAATGTGGCCTTGAATGAGGAAATTCAAAGAGAAAACTATCCCTTCAGCGCATTGGCCAACAAAAAAGCCAATACTTTAATTTTCCCTAACCTAAGTTCTGGAAATATTGCCTACAAGCTAGTGGCTGAAATAGGCAATGCCGAAGCCATTGGCCCTATCCTATTGGGTATGAACAAGCCTGTCCATATCTTGCAGCTGGGTAGTTCGATCAGGGAAATCATCAATATGGTCGCCATTGCGGTGGTAGATGCACAAAGTCACGAAAAAGAATGA